The following coding sequences lie in one Bacteroides helcogenes P 36-108 genomic window:
- a CDS encoding LytR/AlgR family response regulator transcription factor codes for MEKYKVIIVDDDEISLENLGLELRRDVRFSLEGCARNGRQGKKLIAKTQPDLLFLDVEMPDMTGMDLLREMRESITWNMRIVFYTAYDKYMIQAIREAAFDYLLKPFEKQDLKDILMRFVKQAGSGQRTVFPAGTALNIGQTFIVFTPTNDMRALRPAEIGFFRYCSDRKQWEVILSNQPPLVLRRGMTAEQITSYSSCFVQIHQSYIINIDYLMLIKDNKCVLYPPFDKVTELIVSKKYKKELQDRFCL; via the coding sequence ATGGAGAAGTATAAAGTCATAATAGTGGACGACGACGAGATCTCTCTTGAAAATTTGGGTCTTGAACTAAGACGTGATGTCCGTTTCTCTCTGGAAGGTTGTGCGAGAAATGGCAGGCAAGGTAAGAAGTTGATAGCCAAAACACAGCCGGATTTGTTGTTTTTGGATGTGGAAATGCCTGACATGACAGGTATGGATTTGTTGCGGGAAATGCGCGAAAGCATTACATGGAACATGCGCATTGTATTCTATACGGCTTATGACAAATATATGATACAGGCTATCCGCGAAGCTGCCTTTGATTATCTGTTGAAGCCTTTTGAGAAGCAAGACCTGAAAGATATTCTCATGCGTTTTGTAAAACAGGCAGGAAGCGGACAGAGAACAGTTTTTCCGGCGGGAACAGCTTTGAATATAGGGCAGACTTTCATTGTATTTACTCCGACCAATGACATGCGTGCATTGCGTCCCGCAGAGATAGGTTTCTTCAGGTATTGCTCTGACCGGAAGCAGTGGGAAGTGATACTCAGTAACCAGCCTCCATTGGTATTGCGGCGTGGCATGACGGCCGAACAGATAACATCGTATTCATCTTGCTTCGTGCAGATACACCAATCGTACATCATTAATATTGATTACTTAATGCTTATCAAGGATAATAAGTGTGTCTTATATCCTCCTTTCGATAAAGTGACAGAATTAATTGTTTCAAAAAAATATAAGAAAGAATTGCAAGACCGCTTCTGCTTGTGA
- a CDS encoding TonB-dependent receptor has protein sequence MNYSTVCSHHHIRVLLLMCVVLLNSSIHAQNKDIRLNLNIHNATLESFVKQLESASGFSFIYGEEVKLTRRITLEAKKQTIREILQRAFQNETIKFEISGKHILLHKRPIPRKTVSRKFTISGYVTDGASSETLIGANILESRRSTGTATNPFGFYTLTLPEGETILNFSYLGYETIHCNFYLNRDTVLNICLNSNNELAEVVVLSSKREAGIESTMMGAYEIPKAQIQHTPSILGEGDLLKTIQLMPGVQSGMEGFSGMYVRGGGSDQNLVLLDGIPIYNADHFWGVFSIFTPEAVKNVTLFKSSFPARYGGRLSSIVDVRTNNGDMKRNHGALSIGTLTDKLHLEGPIWRDRTSFSLSTRITHTALLKNLIIEKDDYQTDKYNYYFYDINAKINHKFNDRSRLFLGFYNGKDHYHFNIYNENEKRDSPLKNNSYKDEIRQNWGNTIAYTRWNYVFNSKLFSNATVSFNRYQMKLNQEMTETKTYGRAENQYSYLSEFRSGICDWSARMDFDYIPMPKHHIKFGAEYIHHTFRPETITSRIQAKAETTGKQDTVYRTNCNEVLHGQDISLYGEDNFELSSHFSLNTGLRLSLFSTQGKSYVSAQPRLSARYIFGQGFSAKVSYSCMAQYVHMLTSTPFSMPTDLWVPITKNIRPMYANQYSLGGYYSGLTGWEFSIESYYKQMRNILEYQDGVSFFGSSTNWEEKVEMGEGRSFGLEILVQKNLGKTTGWLAYTLSKADYRFKNGTINQGEWFPYKYDHRHTIGICVNHKFSDRIDLGASWIFNTGRCITVPERATVIIKPDGTTEHTGYISQRNNYRLPVSHRLNIGINFSKKTKRGMRTWNISVYNAYNAMNPNIVYSQYELGEHYYQPDGNGRFIKCGQDGKTIIKKLTILPCIPSITYTYKF, from the coding sequence ATGAACTATTCTACTGTCTGTTCACACCACCACATCAGAGTCTTACTACTGATGTGTGTGGTTCTTTTAAACAGTTCAATCCATGCACAAAATAAAGACATAAGGCTGAATTTGAACATTCACAACGCCACTTTGGAAAGTTTTGTGAAGCAATTGGAAAGTGCTTCGGGATTCTCCTTTATTTATGGAGAAGAAGTAAAACTAACCCGTCGCATCACTTTGGAAGCTAAAAAGCAAACTATCAGAGAAATACTGCAACGTGCTTTTCAGAATGAGACGATAAAATTCGAAATCTCCGGAAAGCATATCTTACTCCATAAGCGGCCTATACCGCGGAAAACCGTAAGCCGTAAATTCACGATCAGCGGATACGTGACGGACGGGGCGTCTTCCGAGACGCTGATTGGTGCCAATATCCTTGAGAGTCGTCGTTCCACAGGTACTGCCACCAATCCTTTCGGTTTCTACACTCTTACTCTGCCCGAAGGAGAAACCATCCTGAACTTCTCTTACTTGGGCTACGAAACAATTCATTGCAATTTCTACTTAAACAGAGACACCGTACTGAACATATGTCTGAACAGCAACAACGAATTGGCCGAAGTCGTAGTGCTTTCCAGCAAGAGGGAAGCCGGTATAGAAAGTACCATGATGGGAGCCTATGAAATTCCAAAGGCGCAAATTCAGCATACGCCCTCCATACTTGGAGAAGGTGACTTACTGAAAACCATCCAATTGATGCCCGGTGTACAATCCGGAATGGAAGGATTTTCCGGTATGTATGTACGCGGAGGAGGCTCCGACCAGAATCTGGTATTATTGGACGGAATTCCTATATATAATGCCGATCATTTTTGGGGCGTGTTTTCCATCTTCACACCCGAAGCCGTAAAAAATGTGACATTGTTCAAAAGCAGTTTTCCTGCCCGCTACGGCGGGCGTCTTTCATCCATAGTAGATGTAAGAACCAACAATGGAGATATGAAACGAAATCATGGTGCACTCAGCATAGGCACACTTACCGATAAACTGCATCTGGAAGGCCCGATCTGGAGAGACCGCACTTCATTCAGTCTCAGCACGCGCATCACGCATACCGCCTTACTCAAGAATCTTATTATAGAAAAAGACGATTATCAGACCGATAAATACAATTACTATTTTTACGACATTAATGCAAAAATAAACCATAAATTCAATGATCGCAGCCGTCTTTTTCTCGGATTTTATAATGGGAAAGACCATTACCACTTCAATATCTATAACGAAAACGAAAAACGGGACTCCCCTTTAAAGAACAATTCCTACAAGGATGAGATTCGACAGAATTGGGGAAACACAATCGCATACACTCGTTGGAACTATGTTTTCAATAGCAAATTATTCAGTAATGCCACAGTATCATTCAACCGATATCAGATGAAATTGAACCAGGAAATGACGGAAACGAAAACTTATGGGCGCGCAGAAAACCAATACTCCTATCTCTCCGAATTCCGTTCGGGTATCTGTGACTGGAGCGCGCGCATGGATTTCGATTATATCCCCATGCCGAAGCATCACATAAAATTCGGAGCAGAATATATTCATCACACTTTCCGTCCTGAAACCATCACTTCACGCATACAAGCCAAAGCAGAAACCACAGGCAAGCAAGATACTGTCTATCGTACCAACTGCAATGAAGTTCTGCATGGGCAAGATATATCACTATACGGAGAAGACAACTTTGAACTGAGCAGCCACTTCAGTCTGAATACCGGATTGCGCCTGTCTTTATTCAGTACCCAGGGAAAAAGTTATGTATCGGCACAGCCCCGGCTCTCTGCCCGATACATCTTCGGACAGGGCTTTTCTGCCAAGGTCTCCTATTCATGTATGGCTCAATATGTACATATGCTTACGTCCACCCCTTTCTCTATGCCGACAGATCTTTGGGTTCCCATTACAAAAAACATCCGCCCCATGTACGCCAACCAATACTCCCTCGGTGGCTACTACTCCGGACTGACAGGTTGGGAATTTTCCATAGAGAGCTATTACAAACAAATGCGCAATATACTGGAGTACCAGGATGGTGTGTCCTTTTTCGGTAGTTCCACCAATTGGGAAGAAAAAGTGGAAATGGGTGAAGGACGCTCTTTCGGTCTGGAAATTCTGGTCCAAAAGAACTTGGGAAAAACCACCGGATGGCTGGCATACACCTTGTCCAAGGCCGATTACCGCTTTAAGAATGGCACGATCAATCAAGGAGAATGGTTTCCTTACAAGTACGATCACCGCCACACTATAGGCATCTGCGTCAATCATAAATTCAGTGACCGCATAGATTTAGGAGCTTCATGGATATTTAATACAGGAAGATGCATCACTGTCCCCGAACGGGCAACTGTCATTATCAAGCCCGACGGCACTACCGAACATACCGGATATATTTCGCAACGCAACAACTATCGCTTACCCGTCAGCCACCGCCTGAACATAGGCATCAATTTCAGCAAAAAGACCAAACGCGGTATGCGTACATGGAATATCAGCGTCTATAACGCCTACAACGCCATGAATCCGAATATCGTTTACAGCCAATATGAGTTAGGAGAACACTACTACCAACCAGACGGAAACGGAAGGTTCATAAAGTGCGGGCAGGATGGAAAAACCATCATCAAGAAACTCACGATATTGCCTTGTATCCCCTCTATCACCTACACTTATAAATTCTGA
- a CDS encoding DUF4249 domain-containing protein gives MKTQIKLHLIVNIAIAIIYIAITALLAACENEIPYNPGKQKTMLIMNALLNAGSTENYVILNLSEGNNIGRLNEATLTLFVNGRVVETPQAMTPEDIYGKFPEKSNYPPILFKKFRLTTVLHPGDNIRLEATAENETYRVSSEVTVPQALESIKVDTCLAYLRIHNQQELCRQYKITLQDRPDERNHYRLEILNDFKFRYLNEANKERIIFQQMDKLINCEDVILTDGHPSNYDDEDNGMLSTINNKYNIFTDSRFRNSSATLNVYTPHYDDLYPTGISYKQLYRTQTITIRLLSLTEEEYRYLKALNTLEDLGYSVLMEPVRLPSNIQNGLGFVGISAETKIIIKFPEKKL, from the coding sequence ATGAAAACCCAAATAAAATTACATCTCATCGTAAATATAGCAATTGCCATCATATACATAGCCATCACTGCTCTGCTGGCAGCCTGCGAAAATGAAATTCCCTATAATCCGGGAAAACAGAAAACAATGCTAATCATGAATGCGCTGCTCAATGCCGGGAGTACAGAGAATTATGTCATTCTGAATCTGAGTGAAGGAAACAATATCGGCCGCTTGAATGAAGCCACTCTTACTCTTTTTGTCAACGGCCGGGTTGTTGAAACTCCGCAAGCCATGACTCCGGAAGATATATATGGTAAATTTCCCGAAAAATCCAATTATCCACCCATTCTATTCAAAAAGTTTCGCCTTACCACTGTCCTGCATCCCGGTGACAATATACGATTGGAAGCTACAGCCGAAAATGAAACTTACCGGGTCAGTTCCGAAGTAACCGTTCCACAAGCATTGGAAAGTATAAAAGTAGATACCTGCCTTGCCTATTTGCGAATACACAACCAGCAAGAACTCTGCCGTCAATACAAAATTACCTTGCAAGATCGTCCCGACGAGAGAAACCATTACCGGCTCGAAATATTGAATGACTTTAAATTCCGTTATCTAAACGAGGCCAATAAAGAAAGAATCATCTTTCAGCAGATGGATAAACTCATCAACTGCGAAGATGTAATATTGACAGACGGGCATCCATCCAACTATGACGATGAAGACAACGGAATGCTTTCCACCATTAATAACAAATACAATATCTTTACCGACAGTCGTTTCAGGAATTCTTCCGCTACATTAAATGTATATACACCACACTATGACGACCTTTATCCGACAGGAATATCTTATAAACAATTATATCGTACGCAAACCATCACTATCCGCCTGCTTAGCTTGACTGAAGAGGAATACCGCTATCTGAAAGCCCTGAATACTTTGGAGGACCTTGGCTACAGCGTTTTAATGGAGCCTGTCAGACTGCCATCAAATATTCAAAACGGTTTGGGCTTTGTAGGAATCAGTGCAGAAACAAAAATAATCATAAAATTCCCGGAAAAGAAACTATAA
- a CDS encoding tetratricopeptide repeat-containing sensor histidine kinase: MLKKVRRIAWLYSVCMGIGAMALHSCTAADRKTEDSELKAFHAFYAEKVDSISVNPRKVRTEVLQRMCNVRDSLVHYNYLALVLKTCLATSDIDSAGMLIRRIGDFTKRQPFSPQLADLQSENLNMEGNIYARTGYMDSAIVCFQKAYELRMHGEKKDMVADILINLADACNRSGKLDVGASWYRRALLLCDSLGISSAKKTPVYYGLAQIYVALRDFEQCDHYYDLASRSYSDMLPFEKHFYLNNRGTSYYYRGDYNTAVGYFRQVIRLTQEYPDMVFEANLGRLNLGDCFLQLDEADSAAFYINKCRPFFQKIGMTTALYYIDTQDIKLALLRKDLLQAQHVLAEGITPADIDPDMVHIRNKYLQQFSEEAGNYKRAYYYLKENNHLDDSIRNERVKMRTADLALRYQQDSTVMAQKVFIQEKENEVLVLKQTRIFWIAVCAITLLVIGFVYMYSKKKRALLLAQNYRTVSMLRLENIRNRLSPHFIFNVLNQEMAERKAEEQQGLASLVKLMRRNLELAEQLCVTLAEELDFVKTYIDLERRSLGTDFHPVVEIGVDVYPEKVLLPSMLIQIPVENAIKHALRGKEGERNLWISACRQKDGIRIRITDNGGGYRLNSRNRGTGTGMKVVMQTIQILNRKNKEGIDVAIHNVTLPTGETGCEVTFLLPEKYNYNIEK; encoded by the coding sequence ATGCTGAAGAAGGTAAGGCGGATTGCATGGCTTTATAGTGTGTGTATGGGAATAGGCGCGATGGCTTTGCATTCGTGTACTGCCGCAGACAGAAAGACGGAAGATTCTGAGTTAAAGGCATTCCATGCTTTCTATGCGGAGAAGGTGGATTCGATTTCCGTCAATCCGCGGAAAGTAAGAACGGAGGTGTTGCAGCGGATGTGTAATGTCAGAGACAGTTTGGTGCATTATAATTATCTGGCTCTGGTGCTGAAGACCTGTCTCGCCACTTCGGATATTGATTCTGCCGGAATGCTGATACGCCGGATAGGGGATTTTACGAAAAGACAACCTTTCTCGCCTCAGTTGGCTGACTTGCAGTCCGAAAATCTTAACATGGAGGGAAATATTTACGCACGGACCGGATATATGGATTCTGCCATCGTTTGTTTCCAAAAAGCTTACGAACTGCGGATGCATGGAGAAAAGAAGGATATGGTGGCTGACATTCTGATAAATTTGGCTGACGCCTGCAACCGTTCGGGAAAGTTGGATGTAGGGGCGTCCTGGTATAGAAGGGCACTGTTGCTGTGTGACTCGTTGGGAATATCTTCTGCAAAAAAAACTCCTGTCTATTACGGGCTGGCTCAGATATACGTGGCTCTGAGGGATTTTGAGCAATGTGATCATTATTATGATTTGGCGTCCCGGAGCTATTCGGATATGCTGCCTTTCGAAAAGCATTTTTATTTGAATAACAGAGGAACTTCTTATTATTATAGAGGTGATTATAATACTGCTGTCGGCTATTTCAGACAGGTCATCCGGCTGACCCAGGAATATCCTGACATGGTGTTTGAGGCGAATCTTGGCCGTTTGAATTTAGGAGATTGCTTTCTGCAATTGGATGAAGCGGATTCTGCCGCTTTCTATATCAATAAGTGCCGTCCTTTTTTCCAGAAGATAGGCATGACTACTGCCCTTTACTATATTGATACCCAGGACATAAAACTGGCTTTGCTGCGAAAGGACTTGCTACAGGCCCAGCATGTGCTTGCCGAAGGAATCACTCCGGCGGACATTGATCCGGATATGGTTCATATCCGTAATAAGTATTTGCAGCAGTTCAGTGAGGAAGCCGGAAACTATAAGCGTGCTTACTACTATCTGAAAGAGAACAATCATCTGGATGATTCCATCCGGAATGAACGGGTGAAAATGCGCACGGCGGATTTGGCTCTGCGTTATCAGCAGGACTCTACTGTGATGGCACAAAAAGTTTTTATTCAGGAAAAAGAGAATGAGGTGCTGGTGCTGAAACAGACACGGATTTTCTGGATAGCCGTATGCGCTATCACCCTGCTGGTGATAGGTTTTGTTTACATGTACAGCAAAAAGAAACGTGCCTTGCTGCTTGCACAGAATTATCGCACTGTGTCTATGCTCCGTCTGGAGAATATCCGTAACCGCCTGTCACCCCATTTTATATTTAATGTTCTGAATCAGGAGATGGCCGAACGGAAAGCGGAGGAGCAGCAAGGGCTGGCTTCTTTGGTGAAGCTGATGCGCCGCAATTTGGAACTGGCGGAGCAACTTTGCGTTACGCTGGCCGAAGAACTGGATTTTGTTAAAACATATATTGATTTGGAACGGCGTTCTTTGGGCACTGATTTTCATCCGGTAGTGGAGATTGGGGTGGATGTATATCCCGAAAAAGTATTGCTGCCTTCTATGCTGATACAGATTCCGGTGGAGAATGCCATAAAGCATGCTTTAAGGGGAAAAGAAGGAGAACGTAATCTGTGGATCTCTGCCTGTCGCCAAAAAGATGGTATCCGTATCAGAATAACAGACAATGGAGGCGGTTATCGCCTGAACAGCCGGAATCGGGGAACCGGAACAGGAATGAAGGTGGTGATGCAGACTATACAGATATTGAACCGGAAAAACAAGGAGGGAATAGATGTGGCTATACACAATGTGACGCTGCCAACCGGAGAAACCGGGTGTGAAGTTACCTTTTTGTTGCCCGAGAAGTATAATTATAATATCGAAAAATGA
- a CDS encoding RNA polymerase sigma-70 factor, which yields MTEQEVRRYLRQMKEEDSERAFHGFYNLCYDRLFRIAYYYVKHGEWAQEIVLDVFMRLWEQRAKLPEVNNIEDYCFILTKNASLNYLDKESRHTTQSSDQLPEPSDRANSPEDTLISEELFARYVKALDRLPQRCREVFIRVREEKQSYAQVAKELNISVKTVDAQLQKALTRLREMLLSE from the coding sequence ATGACCGAACAAGAAGTCAGACGATATTTACGCCAAATGAAGGAAGAAGACTCAGAAAGAGCCTTCCATGGTTTCTACAATCTTTGCTATGACCGTCTGTTCCGCATTGCCTACTATTATGTGAAACACGGAGAATGGGCACAAGAAATAGTGCTCGATGTGTTCATGCGTCTTTGGGAGCAGCGTGCCAAATTACCCGAAGTGAACAATATAGAGGATTATTGCTTTATTCTGACCAAGAATGCTTCCCTCAACTATCTGGACAAAGAAAGCAGACATACCACACAATCCTCTGACCAACTTCCCGAACCCTCCGACCGGGCTAACTCTCCGGAAGACACCCTTATAAGTGAAGAACTTTTCGCCCGCTACGTCAAAGCTCTTGACCGTCTGCCCCAACGTTGCCGTGAAGTCTTCATCCGTGTCCGCGAAGAGAAACAAAGCTATGCACAAGTAGCAAAAGAACTGAATATAAGCGTAAAGACAGTAGATGCACAACTTCAGAAAGCCCTCACAAGGCTAAGGGAGATGCTGCTTTCCGAATAA
- a CDS encoding FecR family protein produces the protein MGIRNENFDKVLNVLIASTRSPREHFSAANSWKLLEKRLFTRRSKRILQFRITSAAAIALLCIASWLIYNAIRPVPMQTISTLAETRTVILPDQTEVTLNHYSTLTYPAHFKGDCRKVELQGEAYFEVAKDAKHPFIVRAEAVKVQVLGTHFNVEAYPDDEEVRTTLLEGSVAVSIEGESQRVVLTPNQNAIYNKVKGTLVQEATPNASDEILWSRGIILFNQLPLQEIARQLSNTFHTEILIEDIHLRNYRMTATFHEGESLTEMLDLLKAVGNFKYKQTNDTITITYKLN, from the coding sequence ATGGGAATCAGGAACGAGAATTTTGACAAAGTATTAAATGTGCTGATTGCTTCCACCCGTTCACCGCGCGAGCACTTTTCTGCAGCAAATAGCTGGAAGTTATTGGAGAAGCGACTATTTACGCGCAGAAGCAAAAGGATTCTCCAATTCCGTATAACAAGTGCCGCTGCCATAGCCTTGTTATGCATAGCAAGTTGGCTCATTTACAATGCCATACGCCCTGTACCCATGCAAACCATATCCACCTTAGCCGAAACGCGTACCGTAATATTACCCGACCAAACGGAAGTCACACTGAACCATTACTCTACCTTAACTTATCCGGCACACTTCAAAGGAGATTGTAGAAAAGTAGAATTGCAAGGGGAAGCCTATTTTGAAGTGGCCAAAGATGCTAAACACCCGTTCATCGTGCGGGCAGAAGCCGTAAAGGTACAGGTATTGGGCACTCACTTCAATGTAGAAGCCTATCCCGACGACGAAGAAGTACGAACCACATTGCTCGAAGGCTCTGTAGCCGTCAGCATCGAAGGAGAAAGCCAAAGAGTGGTGCTTACTCCCAACCAAAACGCAATATATAATAAGGTGAAAGGTACATTGGTGCAAGAAGCCACTCCAAATGCCTCCGATGAAATTTTATGGAGCCGAGGCATCATCCTTTTCAATCAATTACCATTGCAGGAGATTGCCCGCCAATTGTCTAATACTTTCCACACAGAAATCCTCATTGAGGATATTCATTTGAGAAACTATCGTATGACAGCTACTTTTCACGAAGGCGAAAGTCTGACGGAAATGCTCGATCTATTAAAAGCTGTCGGTAATTTTAAATATAAACAGACTAACGACACTATTACCATTACTTACAAACTTAACTGA
- the hemW gene encoding radical SAM family heme chaperone HemW, which translates to MAGIYIHIPFCKTRCIYCDFYSTTHSELKQRYIHALCQELQNRKDYLKGEAVETVYFGGGTPSQLTEEDFIQIFNTIKEICGLENAIEITLEANPDDLTEEYVSMLQTLPFNRISMGIQTFDDPTLKLLNRRHNSAQATTAIERCRQADFHNISIDLIYGLPGETDKRWKHDLQQAVGLNVEHISAYHLTYEKGTPIYEMLQTCHIREVDEESSVRFFTTLTETLVENGYEHYEISNFCKPGMYSRHNTSYWRGIPYLGCGPSAHSFNRETREWNVSSLTTYISSIEEGHRSYEIEKLDEAARYNEYIMTGLRTQWGVSLEHLGQVFGNKLLKYCRDMAAPHLESGKLNIHNNHLYFTRNGVFVSDDILSDLMYVEE; encoded by the coding sequence ATGGCAGGTATATACATCCATATCCCTTTTTGCAAGACCCGGTGCATTTATTGCGACTTCTATTCCACAACCCACAGCGAACTGAAACAACGCTATATCCATGCCTTATGCCAGGAGCTGCAAAACCGGAAAGACTATCTGAAAGGTGAAGCTGTTGAAACTGTCTATTTTGGTGGAGGAACCCCCTCACAACTTACCGAAGAGGATTTTATCCAAATATTCAATACCATCAAAGAAATCTGCGGACTGGAAAACGCGATAGAAATCACACTCGAAGCCAATCCCGATGACTTGACAGAGGAATATGTCAGCATGCTTCAGACCCTTCCATTCAACCGTATCAGCATGGGAATACAGACTTTTGACGATCCAACATTAAAACTACTGAACCGGCGTCACAACTCGGCGCAAGCTACAACAGCCATTGAACGATGCCGGCAGGCAGACTTCCACAATATCAGTATCGACCTGATTTATGGCCTGCCCGGAGAAACAGACAAACGATGGAAACATGATCTCCAACAAGCTGTCGGCCTCAATGTTGAGCATATCTCCGCCTACCATCTGACTTATGAAAAAGGAACACCTATTTATGAAATGTTGCAAACCTGTCATATTCGTGAGGTCGATGAAGAAAGCAGTGTGCGTTTTTTCACCACACTGACAGAAACCCTCGTAGAAAACGGTTACGAGCATTATGAGATATCCAATTTCTGCAAACCCGGCATGTACTCCCGCCATAACACTTCTTATTGGAGAGGTATCCCATATTTGGGATGCGGACCTTCTGCACATTCTTTCAACAGAGAAACAAGAGAGTGGAATGTTTCTTCCTTAACGACTTATATAAGCTCCATAGAAGAAGGACACCGTTCTTATGAAATAGAAAAACTGGATGAAGCGGCCCGCTATAACGAATACATCATGACCGGCTTGCGCACTCAATGGGGAGTTTCTTTGGAACATTTAGGACAGGTATTTGGAAACAAATTACTGAAATATTGCCGGGATATGGCTGCCCCCCATTTGGAAAGCGGCAAACTCAACATCCACAATAACCACCTTTACTTTACACGAAACGGAGTTTTTGTTTCAGACGATATACTGAGCGACTTAATGTATGTAGAAGAATAA
- a CDS encoding BACON domain-containing protein: MKHLCLFLSAALLWACSSSEDTPVTPQIDITSPELPQVLSDNGGAASLSFTANGTWTAQADQSWCSVSPSQGEAGSYTLQISASANTDYDERNTKVIITCGTIKKEITITQKQKDAILLTSSKVEMKAEGGEISIELKSNVQYNYEIAEKDKEWIKSKPNTNTRGLTTSTLLFTTDENTGTDKREGHITISYGELSEEVTIYQEGMTPNIVLTQNEYMVSAEEATINVEVQSNVNYDIILPDVSWIKSVAQSTAHSSYEYTISANDTYEKRSAQIFFRNTTYNISTSALITQEQNDGIILEKSSYIIESGATSIVINAKANVDYSILISDDWITQANTRLVWLSDMDLKFNIAKNDSDKKRIGTITLQGKSTKATILVTQNGATINNGSINDLPHINW, encoded by the coding sequence ATGAAACACCTCTGCCTCTTTCTATCCGCCGCCCTGCTTTGGGCTTGCAGTTCCAGCGAAGACACTCCTGTCACACCACAAATTGACATCACCTCCCCCGAATTGCCACAAGTACTATCCGACAACGGAGGCGCAGCTTCCCTCAGCTTCACTGCGAACGGAACATGGACTGCCCAAGCCGACCAAAGTTGGTGCAGCGTGTCACCCTCGCAGGGAGAAGCCGGCAGCTACACATTGCAAATCTCGGCCAGCGCCAACACGGATTACGATGAACGCAACACAAAAGTTATCATCACCTGCGGAACTATAAAGAAAGAGATTACCATAACACAAAAGCAAAAGGATGCCATATTGCTGACTTCCTCTAAAGTGGAAATGAAAGCCGAAGGCGGTGAGATAAGCATAGAACTGAAATCGAATGTCCAGTACAACTACGAAATAGCAGAAAAAGACAAAGAATGGATTAAATCCAAACCAAACACCAACACACGCGGGCTGACTACCTCCACCCTACTCTTCACCACCGACGAGAACACCGGCACGGACAAACGCGAAGGACACATCACCATCAGCTACGGAGAGCTGTCCGAAGAAGTGACAATCTATCAGGAGGGTATGACACCCAACATCGTGCTGACACAGAATGAATATATGGTATCGGCCGAAGAAGCCACTATAAATGTAGAGGTGCAAAGTAATGTAAACTATGACATAATCCTTCCCGATGTTAGCTGGATTAAATCAGTTGCACAAAGCACCGCGCACTCAAGTTACGAATACACGATTAGTGCCAACGACACATATGAAAAGCGTTCTGCCCAAATATTCTTCAGGAATACAACATACAATATTTCAACTTCAGCCCTCATCACACAAGAGCAGAATGATGGGATTATATTAGAAAAGTCATCTTATATTATAGAAAGTGGAGCTACCAGCATAGTGATTAACGCAAAAGCCAATGTAGATTATTCTATATTAATTTCTGATGATTGGATCACACAAGCAAACACACGGTTAGTTTGGTTATCGGATATGGATTTAAAATTCAATATCGCAAAAAATGATTCAGATAAGAAACGCATAGGAACTATCACCTTACAAGGAAAAAGCACAAAAGCCACAATCCTTGTTACTCAAAACGGTGCAACCATCAACAATGGATCCATCAATGATCTTCCCCATATAAACTGGTAA